A single Elaeis guineensis isolate ETL-2024a chromosome 15, EG11, whole genome shotgun sequence DNA region contains:
- the LOC114914824 gene encoding uncharacterized protein, which produces MAPMKRLVMRLVDVVVELELLRRFSFDGNVVRPDASSSGFQEMNLPLTFITSPCEKTPNRVTPGACWKGTFEFFDVVYHFYTIQAHFPCQLFRKAYGISKKMPEKLNFKILPRVDSWPQAFQIAPPTYEDIALYFFSSEVGRQKEKYIRLLEHIESRDFAMKTCVDGVELLVYTSKQLPQDSQRIDEDPFLWGVFRHLKHKKQCQDKQQQSLSCISAAVMNSTSLGQFDVSSDASCQEVDKVSDMVGGSKAGRIDRPILRIDAPPGFPKPISRDAPPGFSKPISRYVSHLKHKKQCQHKKEQSLSCISASVMKSTSLGQSDVSSDGTRQEVDMEIDMVGGIEIGRIDRPILRIDAPPFPKPISRDVSHLKHKKQCQDIQEQALSCISASVMKSTSLGQSNVSSDGTCQEVDMEIDMVAGIDVGRIDRPILRIDAPPFSETISRDVSHLKHKKQCQDIQEQSLSCISASVMKSTSIGQFNVSSDDNCQEVDMEIDMVGGREIGRVDIPILRIDGPLSCSKPISRDAPGFSKPISSDVCHDRRSLAKFLPHVAPRFSKTTFKHGCSSPDLTLKSQNLCMKDKRGSVSFSSGEDHTTTNLEACEGQPKCQQVSGHRHKSVEHGFSNHSAGKKKEFDSIDRYSYAKEKTPPWTDTNPCSASISLPCLSAKKKVDSSSEKPLQKSCTMFGDVVLSSTSSSNEKQESRFFKKPANYGDRYSHMTDTEAHCLHRNMAPNSSKEKGHRPSGKPSDKNFAQEHRFGKGVSPSGTGIKESKITSCMMVPKATEGNEKMGKQSTPGRRQEMRMIAPGKQSSKTVKEMMERQSNSNPENKQISQVSANYGSPSSSLIQPLLSGSKRKADGLPDSKTMVSDKWHLKEDIKRTKNMENQCGLVEGKKQQYPVSPSYGTPVSISVQPLLSTGGDLLSFLPQDSEPMKTPKTITSTERQAVSRDLRLSRPECMKDGTA; this is translated from the exons GAAATGTGGTTCGTCCTGATGCTTCATCATCTGGTTTTCAAGAAATGAATCTGCCACTAACATTTATCACAAGTCCATGTGAAAAGACTCCAAACCGCGTTACACCTGGAGCTTGCTGGAA GGGTACCTTTGAATTTTTCGATGTGGTTTACCATTTCTACACAATTCAGGCACATTTTCCTTGCCAACTGTTTCGTAAAGCTTAtggaatttcaaaaaaaatgccTGAAAAATTAAACTTTAAGATACTACCTCGGGTAGATAGCTGGCCACAGGCATTCCAGATAGCTCCTCCCACCTATGAAGATATTGCATTATACTTTTTCTCGAGTGAAGTTGGGAG GCAAAAAGAGAAGTATATCCGTCTTTTGGAGCACATTGAGTCGCGTGATTTTGCAATGAAAACTTGTGTAGATGGTGTTGAATTGCTTGTGTATACATCTAAACAACTGCCACAGGATTCTCAAA GAATAGATGAAGATCCTTTTTTATGGGGTGTATTCCGTCATCTGAAACATAAGAAACAGTGCCAGGATAAGCAGCAACAATCTCTTTCTTGCATTTCCGCTGCTGTTATGAACAGCACCAGTCTTGGTCAGTTTGATGTGTCATCTGATGCCAGTTGTCAGGAAGTTGACAAGGTGAGTGATATGGTAGGAGGCAGCAAGGCTGGTAGGATAGACAGACCAATATTGAGAATCGATGCTCCTCCTGGTTTCCCAAAACCAATTTCAAGAGATGCTCCTCCTGGTTTCTCAAAACCAATTTCAAGATATGTAAGTCATTTGAAACATAAGAAACAGTGTCAGCATAAGAAGGAGCAATCTCTTTCTTGCATTTCTGCTTCTGTTATGAAGAGCACCAGTCTTGGCCAGTCTGATGTATCATCTGATGGCACTCGTCAGGAAGTTGACATGGAGATTGATATGGTAGGAGGCATCGAGATTGGTAGGATAGACAGACCAATATTAAGAATTGATGCTCCTCCTTTCCCAAAACCAATTTCAAGAGATGTAAGTCATCTAAAACATAAGAAACAGTGTCAGGATATTCAGGAACAAGCTCTTTCTTGCATTTCTGCTTCTGTTATGAAGAGCACCAGTCTTGGCCAGTCCAATGTATCATCTGATGGCACATGTCAGGAAGTTGACATGGAGATTGATATGGTAGCAGGCATCGACGTTGGTAGGATAGACAGACCAATATTAAGAATTGATGCTCCTCCTTTCTCAGAAACAATTTCAAGAGATGTAAGTCATCTAAAACATAAGAAACAGTGTCAAGATATTCAGGAACAATCTCTTTCTTGCATTTCTGCTTCTGTTATGAAGAGCACCAGTATTGGTCAGTTCAATGTATCATCTGATGACAATTGTCAGGAAGTTGACATGGAGATTGATATGGTAGGAGGCAGAGAGATTGGTAGGGTAGATATACCCATTTTAAGAATCGATGGTCCTCTTAGTTGCTCGAAACCAATTTCAAGAGATGCTCCTGGTTTCTCAAAACCAATTTCCAGTGATGTATGTCATGACAGAAGATCTTTGGCCAAGTTTCTTCcacatgttgctcctagattttCAAAGACGACATTTAAACATGGATGCAGTTCACCTGATCTGACACTTAAGAGTCAAAATCTTTGCATGAAGGACAAGAGAGGTTCTGTATCTTTCTCTAGTGGAGAGGATCACACAACAACAAATTTGGAAGCATGTGAAGGGCAGCCAAAGTGCCAACAG GTATCTGGCCACAGGCACAAGTCTGTGGAGCACGGTTTTTCCAATCACTCAGCAGGAAAGAAGAAAGAGTTTGACTCCATTGACAGGTATAGTTATGCAAAAGAAAAGACACCACCCTGGACGGACACCAATCCTTGTTCTGCTAGCATTAGTCTTCCTTGTTTATCTGCAAAAAAGAAAGTAGACAGCTCATCTGAGAAACCTTTACAAAAGAGCTGCACAATGTTTGGAGACGTCGTATTGTCTTCCACCTCTTCGTCCAATGAAAAGCAAGAAAGCCGATTTTTTAAGAAGCCTGCCAATTACGGTGACAGATATTCACATATGACAGATACTGAAGCACATTGTTTACACCGAAATATGGCACCAAACTCATCCAAGGAGAAAGGACATAGACCCTCTGGGAAACCATCAGATAAGAATTTTGCACAAGAACACCGATTTGGTAAAGGTGTATCGCCATCTGGAACTGGAATCAAGGAAAGCAAGATAACTAGTTGTATGATGGTTCCAAAGGCAACTGAGGGGAATGAAAAGATGGGGAAACAGAGCACCCCGGGTCGAAGGCAGGAAATGAGGATGATAGCTCCTGGTAAGCAGAGCTCTAAAACAGTCAAAGAAATGATGGAAAGACAGAGCAACTCAAACCCAGAAAACAAGCAAATCTCTCAAGTCTCAGCAAATTACGGGAGCCCATCATCCAGCCTCATACAGCCACTTCTCTCAGGAAGCAAAAGAAAGGCAGATGGATTGCCTGACAGCAAAACGATGGTATCTGATAAGTGGCATCTTAAGGAAGACATCAAAAGAACAAAAAACATGGAAAACCAGTGTGGGTTGGTCGAAGGGAAGAAGCAACAATATCCAGTTTCTCCAAGTTATGGCACACCTGTCAGCATCTCCGTACAGCCCCTACTCTCAACTGGCGGTGACTTGCTTTCTTTTCTTCCCCAGGACTCTGAGCCCATGAAGACTCCCAAGACGATAACCAGTACAGAGAGGCAAGCTGTCTCCAGAGATCTTAGGTTATCAAGACCTGAATGCATGAAGGATGGGACTGCTTGA